A single window of Mustela erminea isolate mMusErm1 chromosome 4, mMusErm1.Pri, whole genome shotgun sequence DNA harbors:
- the LOC116589467 gene encoding olfactory receptor 2W1-like — translation MDTNNGSSTTDFILLGFSGQPQLEPIISGVVFIFYIVTLVGNTTIILVSYLDTQLHTPMYFFLSNLSFLDLCYATSIIPQMLVNLWGPTRSITYGGCVLQFFFALDLGATECLLLAVMAYDRYAAVCQPLHYTVIMHPQLCQNMVFTAWLGGLCSSLILCSLTLKLPRCGHQEVDTFYCEMPALLKMACVYSKVMEVIVFALGVVLLLVPLSLILISYAVITQAVVRIKSAARWSKVLNTCGSHLTVVTLFYGTIIYMYMRPQNSTSQDEGKFLSLFYTIITPTLNPLIYTLRNKDVKSAVKRILCVKKRSAKS, via the coding sequence ATGGACACAAACAATGGAAGTTCCACCACAGATTTCATCCTGCTGGGCTTTTCTGGTCAGCCCCAATTAGAACCCATCATCTCTGGGGTGGTCTTCATCTTCTATATTGTGACTCTGGTAGGAAACACAACCATCATTCTGGTATCTTACCTAGACACCCAGCTCCATACGCCCATGTATTTCTTCTTATCCAATTTGTCTTTTTTGGATCTCTGCTATGCAACTAGCATTATCCCCCAGATGCTGGTAAATCTATGGGGTCCGACAAGGTCTATTACGTATGGAGGGTGTGTGCTCCAATTCTTCTTTGCCCTTGACCTGGGAGCCACCGAATGTCTTCTCTTGgctgtgatggcctatgaccgctatgctGCTGTCTGTCAACCTCTTCACTACACAGTCATAATGCACCCTCAGCTTTGCCAGAATATGGTGTTCACTGCGTGGTTAGGTGGCCTTTGCAGTTCATTAATTCTTTGCTCCCTGACTTTGAAATTACCAAGATGTGGCCACCAGGAAGTGGATACCTTCTATTGTGAGATGCCAGCCCTGCTTAAGATGGCCTGCGTCTACTCCAAAGTAATGGAGGTCATTGTCTTTGCTCTCGGGGTGGTACTTCTTCTAGTACCACTATCACTAATTCTCATCTCATATGCAGTAATCACTCAAGCAGTCGTGAGGATCAAGTCAGCAGCAAGGTGGAGTAAGGTCCTTAACACATGTGGTTCCCACCTCACAGTAGTAACTCTGTTTTACGGAACAATCATTTACATGTACATGAGGCCACAGAATAGCACATCCCAAGATGAGGGgaagttcctttctctcttttacaCAATCATCACACCAACCCTTAACCCTCTGATCTacactttaagaaacaaagatgTAAAGAGTGCAGTAAAGAGAATACTCTGTGTCAAAAAACGGTCAGCCAAGTCATGA